TCGTCCCGGATGGTGACGTCGCCGAGAGTGTTGAAGAACGGCAGCCGGGCGATCGAGCGGTTGAGCAGGACGATCGAGGTGAACAGCAGCGAGACGCCGACGAGAAGCACGAGTCCGCCGTAGAGCAACGCCATACGGATCCGCAGCGTCGGGCGGAAGAGCCTCACGAGGCGGTCCCGGCTCCTCCGTCCACCCCGCCCAGGGCTGCCGGATCGATGCGATAGCCCGATCCGACCACGGTGTCGATGATCGGTGGCTCGCCGAGCTTGCGGCGCAGCGTCATCATCGTGACCCGGACGGTCGTGGTGAACGGATCAGCGTTCTCGTCCCAGACGCGATCGAGCAACTCCTCGCTGCTGACCACGGCGCCCTGGGCCATCAGCAGGGTCTCCAGGACCCCGAACTCCTTGCGGGTCAGCTCGATCAGCTCGCCGCCGCGGGTGACCGTGCGCTTGGCCGAGTCCAGCTCGATGTCGGCCGCCGACATGACCGGCGGCGCGGCCGGCGTGGTGCGCCGCCCGAGCGCCCGCACCCGGGCGACCAGCTCGGCGAAGGCGAACGGCTTGGGCAGGTAGTCGTCGGCACCGAGCGCGAGCCCCTGCACCTTGTCCTCCACCGTGCCGCTCGCGGTGAGCATCATGACCCGGGTCAGCACGCCCTCGTCGGTGAGCCGGCGGCAGATCTCGTCGCCGGACATGCCGGGCAGGTCGCGGTCGAGCACCACGACGTCGTACCGGGTGAGCGCGGCCTTGCGATAGCCGTCGTCCCCGTCGGTCGCGACGTCGACCGCCATGCCCTCACGGCGCAGCCCGCGGGCAACCGCCTCCGCGAGCTGTACTTCGTCCTCTACGACGAGGATCCGCATCTGCCCTGCCTCCCGGCCCGTTCCAGCTTCATCATCCGCCGTCGGCCTCGCCTGCGCGACGCATGGCCGGCAGGTCTGCTCCCGGCTCGCTACCAGGTGAAACGACAACAGCCCATTCCACGATGCGCCGCCCGAGATCGGGCACGGTCAGCCCGGCCCACGTGCGGACATCCGACACTGTCCCATGCGCGGGGAATTCGTGGGGGACGCCGAGCTGGCGAGTCGGCACGTCGACCCCCGCGGCGGACAGGTGCTGCGCGATGCGCGCGCCCACCCCGCCGTCGACCACGCCGTCCTCGACGGTCACCACGAGCGCGGCCCGGGCGGCGAGCTCGACGAGCGCCGGGTCGACCGGCATCACCCAGCGCGGGTCGACCACGCGCACGCTGAAGCCGGCCCGGCGTACCGCGCCGCACGCTTCGAGCACGTCGCGCGCGACCGCGCCGACGGCGACCGCTAGCACGTCGACGGGGCCTTCGGCAGCGGCTTCGGCGAGCACGTCCACCCCGCCGACCCGGCGTAGCGCAGGCACCGACTCGACCAGCGGCGTCTTCGGGAACCGCACCACCGTGGGACCGCCGGACCAGCTGACCGCCTCGGCCAGCTCGGCCCGCAGGCTCGGCTCGTCCCGCGGCGCGGCCAGCCGCAGCCCAGGGACCACGCCCAGGATCGCCAGGTCCCACACGCCGTTGTGGCTCGGCCCGTCGTCGCCGGTGATGCCGGCCCGGTCGAGCACCACGGTCACCGGCAGGCGGTGCAGGGCCACGTCCATCAACAGTTGGTCGAACGCCCGGTTCAGGAACGTGGCGTACACGGCCACCACCGGATGCAGCCCACCGGATGCGAGGCCGGCGGCGGAGGTCAGCGCGTGCTGCTCGGCGATGCCGACGTCGTACCAGCGGTCCGGGAAGCGCCGTGCGAACGCGCCCAGGCCGGTCGGCTCGCACATGGCGGCCGTGATCGCCACCACGTCGTCGCGCTCCTCGCCCAGGCGCACCAGCTCGTCGCCGAACACCGACGTCCAGGTGCGACCGGCGCCGGTGCGCGGCACGCCGGTTGCCGGGTCGAAGCCGCGCGACTGGTGCATCTGGTCGGCCTCGTCGTTCTCGGCCGGGGCGTAGCCGAAGCCCTTGCGGGTCACGCAGTGCACGATCACCGGACCGCCGTCGGCGCTGTAGCCGCGGGCCAGCCGCAGCGCGTACTCGAGCGCTGCCAGGTCGTGCCCGTCCACCGGTCCGACGTACTTCAGGCCGAGGTCCTCGAACAGTCCTTGCGGCGCGAGCAGATCCTTCACGCCGCGCTTGACGCCGTGCAGCGCGTCGTACAAGGCGCTGCCGACGACGGGTGTGCGGTCCAGGGCGCCCTTGACCCGCCCGAGCGCGCGCTCGTAACCCGGCCGCAGCCGCAGCCCGGCCAGCCGGTCGGCCA
This genomic stretch from Jatrophihabitans cynanchi harbors:
- a CDS encoding response regulator transcription factor, whose amino-acid sequence is MRILVVEDEVQLAEAVARGLRREGMAVDVATDGDDGYRKAALTRYDVVVLDRDLPGMSGDEICRRLTDEGVLTRVMMLTASGTVEDKVQGLALGADDYLPKPFAFAELVARVRALGRRTTPAAPPVMSAADIELDSAKRTVTRGGELIELTRKEFGVLETLLMAQGAVVSSEELLDRVWDENADPFTTTVRVTMMTLRRKLGEPPIIDTVVGSGYRIDPAALGGVDGGAGTAS
- the dxs gene encoding 1-deoxy-D-xylulose-5-phosphate synthase; protein product: MTSVLGRIGGPQDLRALGQDELTLLAAEIRDLLVQTVATNGGHLGPNLGAVELTIALHRTFDSPTEPILFDVGHQAYVHKILTGRAERMPTLRRTGGLSGYPSRAESEHDWIENSHASTALSYADGLAKAFQVRGERRPVVAVVGDGALTGGMAWEALNNIAASDRPVIIVVNDNGRSYSPTTGGLADRLAGLRLRPGYERALGRVKGALDRTPVVGSALYDALHGVKRGVKDLLAPQGLFEDLGLKYVGPVDGHDLAALEYALRLARGYSADGGPVIVHCVTRKGFGYAPAENDEADQMHQSRGFDPATGVPRTGAGRTWTSVFGDELVRLGEERDDVVAITAAMCEPTGLGAFARRFPDRWYDVGIAEQHALTSAAGLASGGLHPVVAVYATFLNRAFDQLLMDVALHRLPVTVVLDRAGITGDDGPSHNGVWDLAILGVVPGLRLAAPRDEPSLRAELAEAVSWSGGPTVVRFPKTPLVESVPALRRVGGVDVLAEAAAEGPVDVLAVAVGAVARDVLEACGAVRRAGFSVRVVDPRWVMPVDPALVELAARAALVVTVEDGVVDGGVGARIAQHLSAAGVDVPTRQLGVPHEFPAHGTVSDVRTWAGLTVPDLGRRIVEWAVVVSPGSEPGADLPAMRRAGEADGG